A genomic window from Lemur catta isolate mLemCat1 unplaced genomic scaffold, mLemCat1.pri scaffold_66_ctg1, whole genome shotgun sequence includes:
- the LOC123629978 gene encoding putative ankyrin repeat domain-containing protein 20A5 — protein sequence MRKIFCFGADKGGPPSGPSSHHGQTREGLEGEAGDSAFLQPRYHIWKKDLSQIHQAASAGDVAKVEQILSLKKKVLDARDRKKRTALHLACASGHPEVVTVLVDRKCKLNVPDSEKRTALIKAVQCLEEECATILLEHGADPNHSDVYGNTALHYAVYGDTPSIAAKLLSHGANKEAINKDHLTPLLLAVSGTKEEMVEFLIQKNADINAVDKMNRTALMLAEHHNSPSILHLLEEGMDVFSEDISGRTVKDYANTSGFNT from the exons ATGAGGAAGATCTTCTGCTTTGGGGCAGACAAGGGTGGGCCGCCCTCCGGCCCCTCCAGCCACCATGGCCAGACCAGAGAGGGCCTGGAAGGCGAGGCTGGTGACAGCGCCTTCCTGCAGCCACGGTACCACATCTGGAAGAAAGATCTCAGCCAAATCCACCAAGCTGCCAGCGCCGGTGACGTCGCGAAAGTGGAGCAGATCCTTTCGCTGAAGAAAAAGGTCTTggatgccagagatagaaagaagag GACTGCTCTCCATTTGGCCTGTGCCAGTGGCCATCCAGAAGTAGTTACTGTCCTGGTGGACAGAAAATGCAAGCTCAATGTCCCCGACAGTGAAAAAAGGACAGCTCTGATTAAG GCGGTACAATGCCTGGAAGAGGAGTGTGCCACCATCCTGTTAGAACACGGTGCCGATCCGAATCACAGTGACGTGTATGGCAACACAGCTCTTCACTATGCTGTCTATGGCGACACCCCATCGATCGCAGCAAAGCTCCTTTCACATGGCGCAAATAAAGAAGCCATAAACAAG GATCACCTCACTCCACTTCTACTTGCTGTAAGTGGAACTAAAgaggaaatggtagaatttttgatacagaagaatgcagatataaatgcagtagataaaatgaacag aaCGGCCCTCATGCTTGCTGAACATCATAACTCACCAAGTATACTACACCTTCTTGAGGAAGGTATGGATgttttttctgaagatatctCTGGAAGGACTGTTAAGGATTATGCCAATACTAGTGGTTTTAATACGtaa